The Arachis duranensis cultivar V14167 chromosome 9, aradu.V14167.gnm2.J7QH, whole genome shotgun sequence genomic sequence tagtgtgtgaccccataagttcaatactaagcgagtagtaaattagtcatactaaatttactaatcaaggttggcgtctaaCAACACTCCTTGACGACCcaatagtatgaagtaataatatttttactaagaactcaagatgaacaaaaaatataacttcTTCCATCCTTTTAATTCTTGGCTAACTTTTAGAGTATGGTTtgattgtcaaactctaacttgttaccattattataatgaactagtGTATGTTCTCGTACTCTATatagaataatatataaaattatataattttttaaaaaaaattaaataaaatatgtatagtaattattattataaatattttacaaagttataattaaaattaaattctcagtatttaatattaaaatattaaaaataattagtatttgtcttAATCAATTTGAGTTTGTTGAGTGATCATCTCACTCGTTCGCTTAAACAATTATTAAGAGTTAGAATCTCACCTTGTGTGTGTAGCAATTCATTGGCTAGCGGTAAACTCTTAATAAACGAAGCATCAATATGTGGTTAGACTTGGCAGGAGTACCCGAATATGTGGGTACCCGACCCGTCCATATCCAGTTGGAGAGGATAATAACTTGATCCGAATCGGGACAGATTTTGCTCAGGACAGGACATGGTCAGGTTTAGGGTGTACCCGTCCtagatatatacatataaacactttttagGTATTAGGATTTGCCTCACATCACAAATTCAGTAATTCACAGTCTTAGTCCATACTCTATATCCATGCAAGAAAAACTCAATCATCCTCACCTAGAGTCTTCTTCTTTTCGGCTTCTTCACAAAAAATCTCATAGCTTTCGTCATTGTCGTTGCTGAGTCCATCGCCGCCTACCCCCTTCACAGCTCCCATCTTCCTTCACAGCTCATGTACTGCTGAGCCCATCGCCACCTTTCTCCTACCGAGTCCCTTTTCTCTAGGTAAATTCCTCCCCCtcccttctctctttctctctcattgtgagtctgttaagttcttctcttcttcttccacaaACTTATCACTTAGTCGCCATTGCTTTGAGCATGAGCGTTGCTGTTGTAGTTTCATTTGAGTCTATCAccgaataaaatagaatttttattcaagttAGACCAGTTGGAAATAGGCATGCATGAGATTATTTTTGTatgtaatttctgaattttctcatTCATATTTGATCTATATAGTTGAATATTTTAGTATGGCGATCATCGTGGTTTCGTTGCGACATTAATGTGATAAAAGCTGCGATAATTTCATAACTAATATATGAGACAGACCAGATTATTAAAGTAATCAGGAAAATATGTGCGCATACAATTTATAAGATGTAATTATCtcagaaaaatatatatgtatagcccAAGGAGAAGATTTTTaggaaattattatttcttaatatatttatggacaatacatatattaattataatcgcaaattaagtaatttcacaTTAAATAACTTATATAACTGTGATCTCATTTAATGTcataaatattgaattaaataagtcattattactttcgatttggataaatgagattaaaactataaatactattttggactaatcattaattctacaagtatttaaatcatacccaatgTCCATTCAACTAGTACCGTAGGGTATTACGTGTCCGgaatcaaaatataataaatacattgtcaATTACAATTATAGTCACAGGTCAAAAgaaaattctaatattaagtTCATCataagaatatcctattgaTAAATATACGGTAACTATAACCATTATAAATTTTCAAAGTAAGTCACTTCAATGGTCATATTTCTATATAtaccatttatatatataatttaataaatgagatctattaattttCCTCCAATaaagactatatatatatatactaaaaaatttcaatttttacatcaatgattttaatttttcatcaaTGGTTTAAATGTCTTATtatgcttttgtttttatttttacttaataaaaatattttaataattttttgtttccaTCTCTATATTTATGGTAAAAAATTTGTGAATTATGGAAGGTTGGAGAATATGATaaacagtgaaaaaaaaagagacaaacaaaaaaaagtgaGATAAAAAGATTTGCTTGCTGAAGTTAAAATGAATGATCACAAAAATGAGTATTACTATATAGAGATTATTTGTAAAACTAACTAACTATGATTATTTCTAAACTATTTTCTAATTATAGTTTCAACAAATTTCTAACCATGATATAACAACTAACTAAGATTAAAGGCTAATgactattataaataaattctatATCAACTAATAACATTCTTCCTCAAACTAGAGGTATGGATGTCTAGCAACCCTAGTTTGGAATAGCAGGAAAAGAAGGGCCTTGGCCcagtaataaatttatatttgataataattttttgtttgaaatgaataaattttattacataaatttgcacttattcattgaaatagtatgttttgtgaatttttttttaattgtgtttaattgtgaaaaacatgttttttatacttaaacttgccaatttttaattcattttattgCCATTtgataccttgatatgtttgtttgagtgatttaaggtttgAAGACAAGAACGACTTGAAGAAATGGAGAAAAAAATATGCAAAGTGGAAGAATTCATAAAGAAATGAAGAATTTGTAAAGCTGTCAGTCATGACTTCTTTGTActaaattgatcataacttgagctatagaggtccaaatgatgcggtttcagtgccattagaaagctaacatctagaAAATGACATGCATATGTCTATAGTGAACATTGAGTTGAGTATGCATATACACAcaatgtgtgcgtacgcacgagtcTGAGCGCATGCCTCATTTAAGTGTGCACGTGATTCGCGATTTCTAGCCTATTTTGGACCCAATCTAACTCATTTTTGATCCTATTGAACCAATGATTGAAGGGAAATGAAGCAAGGAGTCAtagtttagattttttttatcatgttttaggtgATTTTAGATAAAAAGGCTCCAACTTCTATCTAGAATTCTAGAATTTTAGCttagttttctttctaattttagattttgatcttgttttagtttagttatgtttatattttcttgttctagtATCTTAAATTGCCTAGtctttcttgttaatttctctatttttctactctttagtttatgaactcttgttgAAACCTACGATTTGTTTTGCTTGCCGGATAATTGATCATGCTTTCATGCTATTCTTcagtttgaattgaaaattgtTTGGACTGATTAATTGATTTATCAACCCAGTGTTTAGTACTTAGTTTCTACTGCATTGTTCAGATATTACTGCTAAGATtgtttgaaaattatttgaatatGTGGAGATTTACtgttttattatctattttacAAGCAACACTTGAGTTATAGATGCGATAAGAATGGTGTTGGAGTTAGTGATGGTCGAAGAAAAAGAGAGGGTGAAGGGGTTGGAGGGAATAGTGGTGGTGGAAGGGGTTATGGTGGCGAAGAAAGGTGGAGAGTAGAGATAGAGGAGAATGGACCAACAGTTATATtgttaaaattagaaattggagttgaagatgatggaaaataAAAGATGAGGATATTTACAAAATTATCAACAAAAGTTTAAAGATAAATCATTTTTATTGAACAAAATATGTTTTATATGCATCTGAATCTTTTGTAATTAGAAATAACTATTTATTCCAAAAATAAAGTTAACTAGGTATGCGcatataaaacaaaaacaattacTAAAAATGgttgaatttaaataattatacttacataaataaaaaaaatatagccaTCAATCAATCACTTATATAAGAATATAGTATAAAGTAGTCTCATGTTTATATTTATAACCAAATTTTATAAGAAATATAACTAAATTTACCATTTTCtattaataaacaataaaatcgAGGTAAATCGTTTTacattcttttctcttttaatgaGATAGTCCTTTGACTCCTTtctaaagatgaaaaaaaaaaactgattaACTTGATAATAATATCATATTATAATGTACAAAAATTAATGTAACTTGGGTAAAAAAACATTCAATCAAATGCACGCTCAAAGTCCTACCAAATTTTGagcaataataattttaaattggcCAATTATATAGTATCTATCGCCTAGGTGctgaatttttgttgaaaatttatttctaataacaaattttaaatatttaaaatttattactttttatatttttaacaaaattattaattttttaacattttttacaattagacactaaatttttaaacatGTTAACTAAATACCTTTTAAATTTCTCTTCAAAATCGACATCAGCTTTTCGTATAGTGTGAAGAAAAATGGCATCTTATAAAGTACAGAAATTAGAAAGCAATGGTGCTGGTGCATGCATATATATTGAAGCATCTCAATTCTCAAGGTGATATATAAGTTATTGGAGAATATGTGCCTATAATAATCAATTTGGCATCTCATAACAGTGAAATAAATCCCAATGTATAGTTCTTAAATAGTTTATATGAGAAGTTGGAAAATTGatgtgtgtgtatataaataGGCATGCATATATTACGGTGAGAAGTGTGGAAATTGAGTTAATTGCTTAACATGACAACATCTCAAGTCCAGAAGATAGAAACAGAATTTCCTATTAAGGCAGATGCTAAGGAATTCTATGATGTTTTCTGCAACAAGACACACCAAGTTGCCAAGGCTTGCCCTGATATTATCCAGAGTGTTGTAATTCATGAAGGTAGATGGGGCACTGAGAGATCCATCATTTCATGGAACTATGTTCATGGTAATGTCAAGTGGACTTTAACTTGTTACAAAGTCAATTCTTCTtggtttatattttaattatcttcaCTACTCCAAACCCCTTCCCCTCACAAAGTAACGGTCAAGATTCACTATGCATACAAATAACTTTTGTTTAATCTTAGATATCGATACAAGATCTGAAAGCTTAAGTTTTTATATGAGAAATCTTTTGCGttagtaatttttaatatttttggttATCATTTGactagtataaatattaaattgtctttaataaataaattatattaactcATGTATACAAAATCTAAAGAATATAGATGTTATTAATTCATATgtgaaaattttgataaatatatatgtaaattatatattttttttgtgcaaAATTCTTATAAATATAAGTACAAATTATTACTAGCtaaatacttataaaaaataatatttattcgtCATATAACATTGTTCATTTTCCCATTTTATGGTGCCCATCAGTTGACACTGAATTTTTATCAAACTTactttttatatcaaattttaagtattcaaaatttattaattcttatacttttaaattaaatattaattatttaacttttttttttataattagacACTAAACTTTTAGCCACAAGAGTAAACACttacaaaaatcacataaatccAAACTTTAAGTTTCGGAGAAGTGATTTTgtgaaaattaattgaaattctTTGACCTTTAAAAACAGGGATAGATTCTGGTATAATTGATTGGTTCATCAATTAGTGCTGGAAGCAGCATGCATCAGAAAGAGATAGAGCATCATATCTCTAACTGAAGTGTGGTTGCATTGCGACTTTCACAATTTTGTGATGACAATTTTATTTCCTTTGATCCGTAAAATCTAAACGGTTTCTGATTTTGACAAGATTAGATGGCAAGGCTTGTGTTTCTAAGGAGATTATTGAAGACATTGacaaagaaaacaataaaatgagcTTTAGAGTGTTGGAAGGAGACCTGGTGAAGCACCACTACAAGAGCTTCAAGTTCTTGCTTCATGCTGTTCCCAAGGAAAAGGGAGGAAGCATGGTGCGTTGGACCATGGAATATGAGAAGATCAATGAAAACACTTCTGATCCTCACACTTTGATGCAGTTGGTTGTTGATATGAGCAAACAGATTGAAGCTCACCTGTTGAAAAAGTGATGAATAATTCACATCAAAGTAATGGTGAATTTGAAGCTGGATAATTGGagctatataataatattattatgatgTGCCCTCTTGTATCTTTGCTAAAATAATGGGCAATGGCATAAGCTACTATATATATACTATACTAAGCTTGTTGAGCCGAGATGCATGTTTCATGTCCTACgttcaataataaataataaatgattaaGTTGTCGTGTGAAAATGAGATACAATTGCCGAAAAATACTTGAACGTTTCAGAGAGACAATTTATTCCCTTGTTCTAAGACACTTAGGTAAGATTTATTTTGAGATAATGGAATTTGAATTAGGATATTGAGATTCAATACTGAGTTTATTAGTAGTTATAAACTGAAACTAAAATTTTGGTGATTATGTGGGTAGTTTATGTCCTAATCTTTGTCTTTCTATACCGACgattctcttcctttttttgtgtctttatagattttatttctttttttttcttttctttaatgttgcggaaaaaaaatttagtttctttcaagtttatttaattagttaaatccgATTTTGCAATCTTATTTAATAATCTAGAATCTTAACTTTACGAGCTGAGTTTGAAATCACTTGATTGTTGTGTGTACATGATTGATTGTGCGTGAGTTTATTATGTCTTATTATACCTAAAAAATTTCAATCTTTACAtcaataattttagttttttcatCAATGGTTTAAATATCTTATTATgcctatgtttttattttctttaattaataagaatattttaatattttttttaaaatttcaatctctatatttatatttattgtaaAAAGTTTGTGAATTATGGAAGGTTGGAGAATATGATgaacagtgaaaaaaaagaagcagacaAAGAAAAATGACTTAAAAAGACTTGCTTGCTGAAATTAGAATGAATGATCACAAAAATGAGTATTACTATATAGAGActatttgtaaaattaattaactatgaTTAGTTCTAAACTATTTTCTAATTATAGTTTCAATATATTTCTAACCATGATAtaacaactaactaactaagaTTAAAGACTAATgactattataaataaattctatATCAACTAACATTCTTCCTCAAACTAGAGGTGTGGATGTCTAGCAACCCTAGTTTGGAATAGCAGAAAAAGAAGGGTCCTGGAGCCAGTGTCTTGCTAAGCAAATATGTTGTTCAATTAGCAGAAGTAATAGGTAACAATCTGAGAATCTCTTTATTGGCTTTATCCCATACAATGTGGCAATCAACCTGTATATGTTTGGTGCGTTTGTGCAAAACTGAATTGATTGCCATATGAAATGCAGATTGACTATCACTATATAAGATGAAAGGCTTCAAGTGTTCAAGACCAAGAACCTTCAACAGTCGAATGCTACACTGTCTGTTATTTGCTACTCTTCTATGAAATGAGAGTTGTCCCTAAAAAGAAACAATACCCTGAAACTGATCTTTGTGTGTCTGAACAGGTTGTCCAGTCAACATTAGCAAACCTGGTGAGAGTGTAGTTGCTGTCCAGAGAAAAAAAGAGGTTGATGCTAGGAGCTTTCTTTAAATATTTCAAGATTTTCAAGACTACTTTGAGATGGTTAATGATTGAGGACTCTGAATATTAGCTTAAATTTTTTACTGTAAAAGATATAGTACTTGTGAGGTATTACAATTGGATTAAATAATCTATTGGTGTTGACACCGACTTTGCATCAATTAGGCCAAATTTCTCAATCATGTTAgtagtatttttcttttggtatAAGGCTAACCCTTTCGTACTGTAACTCTATAAGCCACCTCCATATCCAAGAAATATTTAAGTTTGTCCAAATCCTTTATGCTAAATCTATCATCTAATATCTTCTTGATGTAGGTGATTTTATTTGCATCATTTCCTGCCATGACAAAAGAATAATCTGATTTAGACTGCACATAACCAGATTTAGATAGGACAAAGACAAATTTGGTGTTTTGTTGTCGACTTGCCTGCTTGAGTCTATAAAGAGACTTGTTGGGCTTGCAAATCGAACCAGCGGGAGCTTACAATTCTTAAGACACCTTCATGTAAACCTTTTCAAACAAATCACTATGTAAAAATACAATGTTGACATCTAATTGTTTCTAGAACCACCTCTAAGACACAGCAATGAAGAGAAGAACTCTCAAGGTGGTCATGCAAATCACGGGGCTAAACATGTCAAAATAGTCAAAGACGATAGTCTAATTGTACCACTTTGCCACTAATCTGGCCTTTTGCCTTTTCACAGAACTATCCACATGGAATTTGATATTGAACACCCATTTCGAACCAATGGCATTCTTTCTTGGAGGCATCTTAGTAATAGTTCAAGTTTTGTTATTTTCAAGAATCAAGAATATTAACATTAGCATTAGTGGCATCCTTCCAACAAGCTTACTAAACAGCATCATCATATGTGTTTATTTTGTTCATGTTGTCCTTGTGATCaagttgttattattttatctttatgttttgtttttttctatATAGTTGTGATTCTCTTGAGTAAAGTTAATGTCATtatatttgtcattttttattagtaaagttaattttattatgtttgtgatttttttgaGGATCCAATCTTGACTAATTTCATTATATTTGTCATT encodes the following:
- the LOC107464662 gene encoding MLP-like protein 34, which produces MTTSQVQKIETEFPIKADAKEFYDVFCNKTHQVAKACPDIIQSVVIHEGRWGTERSIISWNYVHDGKACVSKEIIEDIDKENNKMSFRVLEGDLVKHHYKSFKFLLHAVPKEKGGSMVRWTMEYEKINENTSDPHTLMQLVVDMSKQIEAHLLKK